In one window of Arctopsyche grandis isolate Sample6627 chromosome 6, ASM5162203v2, whole genome shotgun sequence DNA:
- the dmpd gene encoding F-box protein dampened yields the protein MVFTRLQSGVHAGEASRPLALGLSSGSGSGSGSTLALVSVTSPSLSPSSSSSSSCSNREAQTQTPRLSLLDLPQEVLHNIFSHLKFKTVAHMRTVCRPMNNVCGSYLNSSFQRLVAQMLCRFQAIKSKMPRRESARRNHPLACEFDVIETVHMRLALLQMTFGKHIERKYCCFFPGEILDEVYTILEYLKVTTKLARPFKLTDELFDLSTMAMEYFKEHMEPNLPEITYFGTEFFDLTATFSPGDTNKSYLCLDSPPQAGSSGPGGNSGEAGSSLMLSEEEYLPPSPPPPQSNMVLRKRIHRIKQGMKRYNNQLSALRSDLRSCKRKTAWQQKQLMEQQKLLAEQQKQTMEYASRLDENDKKNEETSRKFQTLLQELNKCRTELQYWRSKSPATTTPATCSGCGEHVVSNLMQPFTMDQYLPEPDVLADNARRLPIVLDPVGPASPQIVASVSNNLDNLPVFDNPLSPKATSSNSKTPGSPKARRPTNNGDGKSSSSDEGPSKRSVPDGASSPQESKKRRMQRSTKPRKP from the exons ATGGTGTTCACCCGCCTTCAGAGCGGTGTTCACGCCGGAGAAGCGTCTCGGCCGCTGGCTTTGGGGCTGAGCTCGGGctccggttccggttccggttccACTCTCGCTCTGGTCTCCGTCACGTCTCCGTCTCTGTCCCCGTCTTCGTCTTCGTCTTCGTCTTGTTCCAACAGGGAAGCGCAGACGCAGACGCCGCGCCTCTCGCTGCTCGACCTGCCCCAGGAGGTGCTCCACAACATCTTCTCCCACCTCAAGTTCAAGACGGTGGCTCACATGAGAACG GTATGCCGTCCGATGAACAACGTGTGCGGATCGTATTTGAACTCGTCATTTCAACGGCTGGTCGCACAAATGTTGTGCCGATTCCAAGCGATCAAATCGAAGATGCCCCGCAGAGAGTCGGCGCGTCGGAATCATCCGCTGGCGTGCGAGTTCGACGTGATCGAAACAGTCCACATGAGGCTGGCCCTGCTGCAGATGACTTTCGGAAAACACATAGAGAGGAAATATTGCTGTTTCTTCCCTGGAGAG ATATTGGATGAGGTCTATACCATTTTAGAATATTTGAAAGTTACCACAAAATTGGCGCGTCCGTTCAAGCTGACGGATGAGCTTTTCGACCTTAGCACGATGGCTATGGAGTATTTCAAAGAGCACATGGAACCGAACTTGCCGGAGATTACGTATTTTGGAACGGAATTTTTCGATTTGACTGCAACTTTTTCAC ccGGGGATACAAATAAAAGCTATCTTTGTTTGGACTCGCCTCCTCAAGCGGGTTCGAGCGGACCTGGAGGAAATTCTGGCGAAGCAGGTAGCTCGTTAATGCTCTCTGAAGAAGAATACTTACCACCTTCTCCTCCACCACCACAAAGTAACATGGTACTAAGAAAAAGAATACACCGCATCAAACAAGGAATGAAGAG GTATAACAATCAGCTGTCGGCGCTTCGCAGCGATTTGCGAAGTTGCAAAAGGAAAACTGCATGGCAACAGAAGCAGCTCATGGAGCAGCAGAAGTTGCTAGCGGAACAGCAGAAGCAGACGATGGAGTATGCCAGCCGCTTGGACGAAAACGACAAAAAGAACGAGGAGACTTCAAGAAAGTTTCAGACGTTATTGCAGGAGCTGAACAAATGCCGCACAGAGTTGCAATACTGGCGGTCGAAATCACCCGCTACCACAACTCCAGCCACATGCTCTGGATGCGGTGAACACGTCGTCTCTAATTTAATGCAGCCTTTCACCATGGATCAG TACCTGCCTGAGCCTGACGTTCTCGCAGATAATGCGCGGAGGTTGCCGATCGTGTTGGATCCGGTGGGTCCGGCGTCGCCGCAGATCGTCGCGTCCGTGTCGAACAATTTGGATAATCTACCTGTTTTCGATAATCCATTGTCTCCGAAGGCGACTTCTAGTAATAGTAAAACGCCCGGTTCGCCCAAGGCTCGTCGGCCCACTAATAACGGCGACGGCAAGTCTTCGTCGTCCGACGAGGGGCCGTCCAAGCGCAGCGTACCCGATGGAGCGTCTTCTCCCCAGGAGAGCAAAAAGAGACGCATGCAACGGTCCACCAAGCCGCGGAAACCTTGA
- the LOC143912691 gene encoding kelch-like protein 25, translated as MHLCLLDVFKNRFHRDVRVSEIQTNVLDQSSTCIQLLSVPFITAGGPSFVLHLLTITITLLLAMIKLLARWPKSIFTINQSSSGFCSIEEGFRKTLRRNKMIELKAKPEFMTKRLEYFYESMKNEKHVDMPISVNGRNFYSHMIVLTACSQFFDSDETSLNEALSGFDFPVIEAMLSYCYLGEILIDDKHFEKFMELAKKLNMNSIDPRHKFIDHTNCLEVLRLSDDPISRMIQGKGDLHITPSFLSLPATILAEILASEEINVDSEEDDFNSLKLWVNSDEVNRRSELLNLLSLVKFLLLSIQFLVMKSIDFCSLYPECNAIIKQAIKSILPNYQCLEQNESLRGRIDKDGNSKSTNEVQVYSVECNTWSYNAPMIQGRENHSSITITGRLYVAGGYNAETQSFLDSIESFDPDSNLWTAYCRLPYLASAISLCFYRNKFICMGGHNGKTSLSNVWEYNTTSKTWKSLKSLSKIRYCAVAHVIPYYSIV; from the exons ATGCACTTATGTCTCCTAGACGTATTTAAGAACAGGTTTCATCGGGATGTAAGAGTAAGCGAGATTCAAACAAACGTTTTAGATCAAAGTAGCACTTGTATACAGTTGTTGTCAGTGCCATTTATCA CTGCTGGAGGTCCATCTTTCGTTCTCCACCTATTGACTATAACCATAACATTACTGTTGGCTATGATTAAATTGCTCGCTAGATG GCCGAAGagtatttttacaataaatcagTCATCGTCAGGATTCTGTTCAATAG aagaAGGCTTTCGTAAAACACTAAGAAGAAACAAGATGATAGAATTGAAAGCTAAACCCGAATTTATGACGAAACgacttgaatatttttatgaatcTATGAAAAACGAAAAACATGTCGATATGCCAATCTCTGTTAATGGCCGGAA CTTCTATTCGCATATGATAGTACTGACGGCGTGCAGTCAATTTTTCGATAGCGACGAAACTTCATTGAATGAAGCTTTGTCTGGTTTCGACTTCCCGGTTATAGAAGCAATGCTAAGCTATTGCTACCTTGGAGAAATAC TCATCGACGACAAGCACTTTGAAAAATTCATGGAGCTGGCCAAAAAACTAAATATGAATAGTATTGACCCTCGACACAAATTTATCGACCACACTAATTGTTTGGAAGTCTTGCGTCTTTCGGATGATCCAATTTCAAGGATGATCCAAGGAAAAGGCGAT TTACATATAACCCCAAGTTTCTTGAGTCTGCCAGCTACCATTCTGGCCGAGATCCTGGCGTCGGAAGAAATAAATGTGGACTCTGAAGAAGATGACTTCAATTCCCTTAAATTATGGGTGAATTCTGATGAAGTAAATCGTAGAAGTGAATTATTAAATCTGTTGAGTTTGGTGAAGTTTCTGCTGCTTTCGATTCag TTTCTCGTCATGAAATCTATTGACTTCTGTTCTTTGTATCCAGAGTGCAATGCAATAATTAAACAagcaataaaatcaattttacccAATTATCAATGCTTGGAGCAAAATGAAAGTCTTC GTGGGCGTATTGACAAAGATGGAAATTCTAAATCGACTAATGAAGTGCAAGTTTATTCAGTTGAGTGCAATACTTGGTCTTATAATGCTCCAATGATACAGGGAAGAGAAAACCActct AGCATTACAATTACAGGAAGGCTTTACGTTGCCGGTGGTTATAATGCAGAAACACAATCATTTTTAGATAGCATTGAGTCTTTTGATCCCGATTCTAATTTATGGACAGCTTATTGTAGACTGCCATATCTAGCTTCTGCAATCAGTCTTTGTTTCTATCGAAATAAGTTTATTTGCATGG GTGGACATAATGGAAAGACAAGTTTGAGTAATGTTTGGGAATATAACACCACGAGTAAAACTTGGAAATCTTTAAAAAGTCTCAGCAAAATCAGATATTGTGCAGTTGCTCATGTCATACCATATTATTCCATTGTTTGa
- the bigmax gene encoding helix-loop-helix-leucine zipper transcription factor bigmax: MGESSPMDPRELKLEPSSPTEREHIFSRCSSTGSLHTPTSSPHHSDDEDDSGDNKSTIVSYKERRREAHTQAEQKRRDAIKKGYDLLQDLVPTCQQTDASGYKLSKATVLQKSIEYVQYLNQNRRKACAERADLAKEAAALNIMCGAYTQLLQQRPPPRGPGVALSDADKFAVFQGIMEGLFKSFESIPMGDFPELSGGVFGWLEEHCKPQALQDVVISALKKHDF, from the exons ATGGGAGAATCGTCTCCAATGGACCCTCGCG aatTGAAATTGGAGCCTTCAAGTCCTACTGAACGTGAACACATATTTTCAAGATGTAGCAGCACAGGATCTTTGCACACGCCTACATCTTCCCCACATCATTCCg aTGATGAGGACGACAGTGGTGATAACAAATCGACAATCGTTAGTTATAAGGAACGGCGACGAGAAGCTCACACCCAG GCTGAACAAAAAAGAAGGGACGCTATAAAAAAAGGATACGACCTTCTCCAAGATCTCGTTCCGACGTGTCAACAAACAGACGCTTCTGGATATAAATTGAGTAAAGCAACT GTTCTTCAGAAGTCGATAGAATACGTTCAGTATTTGAATCAAAATCGACGTAAAGCATGCGCAGAGCGAGCCGATTTAGCCAAGGAGGCTGCGGCTTTGAATATCATGTGCGGTGCTTACACTCAGCTGCTGCAGCAAAGACCGCCGCCGCGAGGACCTGGAGTCGCTCTCTCCGATGCTGATAAGTTTGCAGTA TTTCAAGGTATAATGGAAGGTCTTTTCAAGTCGTTCGAGAGTATACCGATGGGAGATTTTCCCGAGTTGTCGGGAGGTGTGTTCGGTTGGTTGGAAGAGCATTGCAAACCGCAAGCTTTGCAAGACGTTGTTATTTCTGCGTTGAAAAAGCATGACTTTTAA